A single window of Pontibacillus chungwhensis DNA harbors:
- a CDS encoding biotin transporter BioY, which yields MGMRKWTALDITMGSLFVAMMAVGANITSIAPFMVIGGVPITLQTFFAILAGLVLGSRLGAFSMLVYMLLGLAGTPIFAQFKGGAGMLLGPTFGFIISYIAVAYIAGKIVEKKRTLPMYIAAGLIGMAFNYIFGTNWMYAAYVLWFDAPEGFTYTMAWGWMMFPLPKDIALSVVAAFLGLRLERSVLANSQFRRERRKSVA from the coding sequence ATGGGAATGAGGAAGTGGACAGCTTTAGACATTACAATGGGGAGTTTGTTTGTTGCTATGATGGCTGTGGGGGCTAATATCACCAGTATTGCTCCGTTTATGGTCATTGGTGGGGTACCGATTACATTACAGACTTTCTTCGCTATACTAGCAGGGTTGGTTCTTGGGAGTCGCCTTGGAGCATTCTCGATGCTAGTTTACATGTTACTCGGGTTAGCAGGTACGCCTATATTTGCACAATTTAAAGGTGGAGCAGGTATGCTGCTTGGACCTACGTTCGGCTTTATCATTTCTTATATTGCAGTGGCATATATTGCTGGAAAAATTGTTGAGAAGAAGCGTACATTGCCTATGTACATTGCGGCCGGTCTCATTGGGATGGCCTTTAACTACATTTTCGGTACGAATTGGATGTATGCCGCTTATGTTCTGTGGTTTGATGCTCCGGAAGGTTTTACCTATACAATGGCCTGGGGTTGGATGATGTTCCCGTTACCAAAAGATATTGCGTTAAGTGTGGTGGCGGCATTCCTTGGATTGCGTCTTGAACGAAGTGTGTTGGCAAACAGTCAGTTCAGACGAGAAAGACGTAAATCCGTAGCGTAA